In Desulfovibrio sp., the DNA window TGCACGACAAGGTCATGCAGATACGCAACAACTACGACAAGGACGTTTTTAACGGCGACATGGGGCGCATCAGCTTTATGGATGTGCGCGAACGCACCCTCAGCATCACCTTTGACGAGCGCGTTGTGCCCTACGAATTTGATGAACTGGATGAAATCGCCCCCGCCTACGCCATTTCCATCCACAAGTCGCAAGGCTCGGAATACCCCGCTGTGGTTATTCCCGTCATGATGCAGCACTATGTGCTCCTGCAACGCAACCTCATTTACACCGGTGTAACGCGCGGCAAAAAACTGGTCATTCTGGTTGGCGAATCCCGTGCCCTGCACATGGCCGTCAAAAACAACAAGACCCGCAAGCGCTTCACCCGCTTGGCGCAACGCCTCACGCCTGTGGAGTAGCGGGGTCTTCACAAATTATCGTTCTGAAACTCCAGCCAGTTTGTACTGCGGATTTTAAAGAAACAGCGCCGACCAGGATTCATTATGAAATACCTTGATGACTCATGGGAAAGAAACGAGCATTTCAATTTTTTTCAGTCGCGGAGAAATCCGTGCTTCAGCGTCTCCTTTTCGGCAAATGTTGCCAAATTGTATGAAATAAAAAAGCAGAATAGCTTTCGGCTTACGGATTGCATCTATTTTGCCGCCATGCTTGCCGTTCATGGCGTTGCTGGCTTCAGACAGCGCATAGTCAATCTTCGACCCGTAGAGTTTGACCGCATTGATGCGGCGTTTACCTATATCCCCAAAGGTAAAGCATTGCATTGCAATTGCGTTGCGAAATTTGATCGAAAATTTTCCGTATTCAGCAGCAATATCAGCGCTGCCCGGGCCATTGCCGACCAGAAGCCAACCCTTTGCCCCGAGGGCGGCGAGGTGCAAAGCTTGATCTACTTTAGCTGCGTGCCAGATATTCCCATACTTTCAGTGACAAATCCCTGGGGTGATCCGTGGATCGACAGCGTGCCCAGAATCCTTTTTGGCAAAAAAGATGACGCAGGGAATGTCACCATCTCCATTGAAGCGCTCCACAGCTTTATTGACGGGATACATCTGGCTGAATTTTACAAGATCTTCACGCAAATCATCGAATCTCCCGAGCAATACTTCAGCTGATTGCGACAGCGTCTGTAAAAATTCAAGCCCGGCTCATTCCATGAACCGGGCTATCTTTTTTTCATGAGGTCAGACTTGCCTGCGCTATGCGCGAGTGAGCTGCTTAGTATGCGCAGGGAGTCTTTTTCTTATGCTTTGCCGCGCGATGGATTTTGTTCGCTGACAAGGAAAGCAGGGCTTTTTGCGCAGGGAGTGTACGCCAATGGTACTCGACCGGAGCAAAAAGCCCTGCTTGACGCTGTCAGCGGGCAAAAGACGCGTGCGGTCAAAAAACGCGTGCAGAGCTAGGCACTGGCGGCAAGATGCAAATCGCCCATAGCCAACCTCCACGCAGCAATATCTTCCACACTGCACAAAGGCATGTTGTGGGCGCGGGCAAAGCTGGCAACTTCGGGCAGACGGGCCATTTCGCCGTCATCCATGGTCAGCTCGCAAAGTACACCGCAGGGTTCAAGGCCTGCCATACGCATGAGGTCAACCGTGGCTTCCGTGTGGCCGCGCCGTTCCAATACGCCGCCGGGCCGCGCCCGCAAGGGGAACACATGACCGGGGCGGCGCAGATGGGCGGGCTGGGCATCGGGCGCAGCGGCGGCCTTGATCGTGGCAACGCGGTCAGCGGCGGAAACACCTGTGGTAACGCCCGTGGCCGCCTCAATGGTGACGGTAAAGGCAGTTCCCTGCGTATTGGTGTTGTGGTCGGTCATCATGGGCAGGTCAAGACGCTGCACATGATCGTCCGTAAGGCACAGGCAGACAATGCCGCTGCAATGCCGGATCAGCATGGCCATCTGCGGCACTGTAATGTGCTGCGCGCTGAAAATGAGGTCGCCTTCGTTCTCGCGATTTTCGTCATCCACAACGCAAACGCCGCCGCCTTTGCACAATGAGGCAAGAGCAGCGCGAACACGTTCTTCAGAGGTGCCGAAAGAGGCAAGGGATAATGAGGACTGATGCATTCCGTTCTCCTGTTTCCGGCTTTGTTTGCCGGGAGATGGTGCATCAGGGCGTGGACGGGCCGCAACACAAAGTGCGCCTTCCAATAAAGGACGCACCGCTGCTGTGGGCGGCAAAAAACCGTTCTCTTCCATCCGGACTATAACCGTCGGCTTCGGA includes these proteins:
- a CDS encoding CatA-like O-acetyltransferase, whose protein sequence is MKYLDDSWERNEHFNFFQSRRNPCFSVSFSANVAKLYEIKKQNSFRLTDCIYFAAMLAVHGVAGFRQRIVNLRPVEFDRIDAAFTYIPKGKALHCNCVAKFDRKFSVFSSNISAARAIADQKPTLCPEGGEVQSLIYFSCVPDIPILSVTNPWGDPWIDSVPRILFGKKDDAGNVTISIEALHSFIDGIHLAEFYKIFTQIIESPEQYFS
- the ribB gene encoding 3,4-dihydroxy-2-butanone-4-phosphate synthase, producing the protein MHQSSLSLASFGTSEERVRAALASLCKGGGVCVVDDENRENEGDLIFSAQHITVPQMAMLIRHCSGIVCLCLTDDHVQRLDLPMMTDHNTNTQGTAFTVTIEAATGVTTGVSAADRVATIKAAAAPDAQPAHLRRPGHVFPLRARPGGVLERRGHTEATVDLMRMAGLEPCGVLCELTMDDGEMARLPEVASFARAHNMPLCSVEDIAAWRLAMGDLHLAASA